Proteins co-encoded in one Bacillus horti genomic window:
- a CDS encoding UxaA family hydrolase, whose translation MSTQFIQVHPNDNVIVSLKELSANDSLHLDFLDKAVMLTTDIPSGHKVAIEDIEEGQDIIKYGFPIGKASKAIKAGDWVHTDNVVTKLSGTLDYEYQGQKKEFAISPTNLTFQGYKRHNGEVGIRNEVWIINTVGCINKTAELLAKMGNDSFKQEEIDGIYHFPHPLGCSQLGDDLSYTQKVLSRLVDHPNAAAVLVLGLGCENNFIEAFKQVLPEIDENRVKFMAVQDVQDELEEGLELLEDLVDYAATFKREPIPVSELKIGLKCGGSDGFSGITANPLVGAFSDMLITEGGSTILTEVPEMFGAETILMDRVASEQVFTDLVDVVNGFKEYFIRYDQPVYENPSPGNKKGGITTLEEKSLGCVQKGGFAPVVDVLPYASKVTKKGLSIVQGPGNDLVSVTNLAAAGAHIVLFTTGRGTPFGGPVPTVKISTNTPLAEKKKNWIDYNAGQLVDGANMDDVKQDFFNYLIQIASGEKKTNNEQYGFKEIAIFKDGVTL comes from the coding sequence ATGTCTACTCAATTTATTCAGGTTCATCCGAATGACAATGTAATTGTAAGCTTAAAGGAATTATCAGCGAATGACTCCCTACACTTGGACTTTCTAGATAAAGCAGTCATGTTAACTACAGATATCCCTTCAGGGCATAAGGTAGCCATTGAAGATATTGAAGAAGGACAGGATATCATAAAATACGGCTTTCCTATTGGGAAAGCTAGCAAAGCTATAAAAGCCGGGGACTGGGTGCATACCGACAATGTAGTAACTAAGCTATCTGGTACACTAGATTACGAGTATCAAGGTCAAAAAAAGGAATTTGCTATCTCTCCAACAAACCTAACCTTTCAAGGCTATAAGCGGCATAATGGTGAAGTAGGTATTCGTAACGAGGTCTGGATTATTAATACTGTTGGTTGTATTAATAAGACAGCTGAGCTGTTAGCGAAGATGGGAAATGATTCTTTTAAGCAAGAAGAAATCGACGGAATCTATCACTTCCCTCACCCACTTGGTTGCTCACAATTAGGGGATGACTTAAGCTATACACAAAAGGTCCTAAGCCGTCTAGTAGATCATCCAAATGCGGCAGCTGTACTTGTTCTAGGCTTAGGCTGTGAAAACAATTTTATTGAAGCATTTAAACAGGTCCTACCGGAAATTGACGAAAATCGAGTGAAGTTTATGGCTGTACAGGATGTACAGGACGAGCTTGAAGAAGGACTTGAATTGTTAGAGGATCTAGTTGACTACGCGGCGACATTTAAAAGAGAGCCTATCCCAGTATCAGAGTTAAAAATCGGACTTAAGTGTGGAGGATCTGACGGTTTTTCAGGTATTACGGCTAATCCCTTAGTAGGGGCATTTTCCGATATGCTGATCACTGAAGGGGGTTCAACAATCCTGACCGAAGTTCCAGAAATGTTTGGAGCAGAAACCATCCTCATGGATCGTGTAGCAAGTGAGCAGGTTTTTACTGACCTAGTAGATGTGGTTAATGGCTTTAAAGAGTATTTTATCCGTTATGATCAGCCCGTTTATGAAAATCCATCACCAGGTAATAAAAAAGGTGGTATTACTACACTAGAGGAAAAATCATTAGGTTGTGTTCAAAAAGGTGGCTTTGCTCCAGTAGTTGATGTTCTTCCTTACGCCTCTAAGGTGACAAAAAAAGGGCTAAGTATTGTTCAAGGACCAGGAAATGATTTAGTTTCTGTTACTAATCTAGCTGCCGCTGGTGCTCATATTGTGCTTTTTACAACCGGTAGAGGGACTCCGTTCGGGGGGCCAGTACCGACAGTAAAAATCTCGACAAACACACCTTTAGCCGAAAAGAAAAAAAACTGGATCGATTACAACGCTGGACAGCTAGTTGATGGAGCAAATATGGACGATGTTAAACAGGACTTTTTCAACTACCTTATACAAATCGCTTCAGGAGAGAAAAAGACAAACAATGAGCAGTATGGCTTTAAGGAAATTGCCATATTTAAAGATGGAGTTACCCTGTAA
- a CDS encoding TRAP transporter large permease: MDLTITLIIMFLLILLNVPVAYAIIASCAYYFIMNDSFTHEILIQRMMSGVESFPLLAIVFFITAGILMNYTGITERMLNFAHVITGHMRGGLAKVNVLLSVLMGGLSGSNIADAAMQSKVLVPQMTKRGYPPAFSTALTAATSLITPIIPPGIALIMYGYIGNVSIGNLFLAGIVPALLLAVIFLILVHFIAKKRGFETEVKKAAKPKEMLIASKDAAFAIFLPIIIIGGIRFGVFSPTEAGAIAIIYALFLGFFVYRKMKGNQLIEALKESVNLTATIMIIIAAGTAFGWILTLEQIPQQLTATVTGFIESPALFLFVIMIFLLVVGMFIEGNVLLIILTPIFMPMINTFGIDPVHFGLFFILCLSVGTITPPIGTIMFTTSAITKVKIEDFIKEVWPFWIVLIIAILLIAYFPAISLWLPSLFS; encoded by the coding sequence ATGGACTTAACTATAACTCTTATCATCATGTTTTTGCTTATCCTACTGAATGTTCCAGTAGCTTACGCCATCATTGCTAGCTGTGCCTATTACTTTATTATGAATGATAGCTTTACTCATGAAATACTCATTCAAAGAATGATGAGTGGTGTTGAATCCTTTCCTTTACTAGCTATCGTTTTCTTCATCACAGCTGGTATTCTAATGAATTACACAGGAATCACAGAAAGAATGCTTAATTTTGCTCATGTGATCACTGGTCATATGCGCGGAGGCTTAGCAAAGGTAAACGTATTGCTTAGTGTCCTTATGGGTGGATTATCAGGATCAAATATTGCTGATGCAGCAATGCAGTCTAAAGTTTTGGTCCCGCAAATGACAAAGCGAGGCTATCCACCAGCGTTTTCAACCGCTTTAACAGCGGCAACATCTCTTATAACACCCATAATTCCGCCGGGTATTGCATTAATTATGTATGGGTATATAGGGAATGTCTCTATCGGGAACCTCTTTCTAGCAGGAATAGTACCAGCACTACTGCTAGCGGTTATCTTCTTAATCCTAGTACACTTTATAGCTAAGAAAAGAGGCTTTGAAACAGAAGTAAAAAAAGCAGCAAAACCAAAGGAAATGCTTATTGCTTCAAAGGATGCAGCATTTGCTATCTTTTTACCAATTATCATTATCGGAGGAATTCGCTTCGGGGTGTTTAGCCCTACTGAAGCTGGGGCCATTGCCATCATCTATGCTCTTTTTCTAGGATTCTTTGTCTATCGAAAAATGAAAGGAAATCAACTCATCGAAGCGCTAAAGGAATCTGTAAACCTTACAGCTACAATCATGATTATTATCGCAGCAGGGACAGCGTTCGGTTGGATTCTAACGCTTGAGCAAATTCCGCAGCAGTTAACGGCCACAGTTACTGGCTTTATTGAAAGTCCAGCTTTATTCCTATTTGTAATTATGATTTTCTTACTAGTAGTTGGTATGTTTATTGAAGGAAACGTGCTATTAATAATCCTAACACCTATATTCATGCCAATGATTAATACGTTTGGTATTGATCCCGTTCATTTTGGTCTCTTTTTTATCTTATGCCTTAGTGTCGGTACGATAACACCTCCAATTGGAACCATTATGTTCACTACATCGGCTATTACCAAGGTAAAAATTGAAGACTTTATTAAAGAAGTATGGCCTTTCTGGATTGTGTTAATTATTGCTATCCTGCTTATTGCTTACTTCCCTGCGATCTCACTCTGGCTCCCTTCCCTATTCTCTTAA
- a CDS encoding TRAP transporter small permease has translation MKRLIHNMDDYLAVIALSGIIILISSNVIFRFVLNNPITWTEEVSLGLFIWLTFIGISSGIKHNSHVGIDYFVRKLPARIYHITQTLRLVIIFATTVVVFVYWGMGFAIHGVAKVTPVLGISYTFINMAVPLGSLLAVYHLSRVFIRKDRAYIHQERGLE, from the coding sequence GTGAAACGTTTAATTCATAATATGGACGATTATCTAGCTGTCATTGCTCTATCCGGTATTATTATTCTTATTAGCTCCAACGTTATTTTTAGATTCGTATTAAACAATCCTATTACTTGGACAGAGGAAGTAAGCCTTGGTTTGTTTATCTGGCTCACTTTTATCGGAATAAGCTCTGGAATTAAGCATAACTCTCATGTTGGAATTGACTACTTTGTACGAAAGCTGCCTGCTCGAATATACCATATTACTCAGACCCTACGATTGGTCATCATTTTTGCTACAACAGTTGTTGTTTTTGTTTATTGGGGAATGGGGTTTGCTATTCATGGTGTAGCAAAGGTGACACCTGTATTAGGAATTAGCTATACATTCATAAATATGGCTGTACCCTTAGGGTCACTTCTTGCAGTTTACCACTTGAGTAGAGTGTTCATTAGAAAAGACAGAGCTTACATTCATCAAGAGAGAGGACTGGAATAG
- a CDS encoding C4-dicarboxylate TRAP transporter substrate-binding protein, with translation MNKWKKSYLFLLFVVLLIVGTACSPTNSAADPDKVYTVNIAYGNQPGEPVDQMARKWKELAEEQSDGRLDIRLYPSSQLGSEADVVEQALFGSNVIIFTGYDFLMNFVPDLGVLTAPYLVEDVNDLFYLTTTDWFASLEEDLKEQGFEIVNTNTLYGERHLMTTREVLTPEDLRGMKIRVPNNQMYIQTFRVLGASPTPLPLSDMYASLQQGVIDGAENPLPVLSGSKTHEVAKYLALTSHTKIISPWVAGNDFIETLPPDLLEILKATGNEAGEFEQQIVVEEEQKVLDDFRAQGIVINEIDTEPFRERAKDIFNRIPEWSPDLQETIQELLEARE, from the coding sequence ATGAATAAATGGAAAAAAAGCTATTTATTTTTGCTGTTTGTAGTCTTACTCATTGTAGGAACAGCTTGTTCTCCCACAAACAGTGCAGCTGATCCAGATAAGGTCTACACTGTAAATATTGCCTATGGAAATCAACCGGGTGAACCAGTAGACCAAATGGCTCGAAAATGGAAGGAATTAGCTGAAGAACAAAGTGATGGACGATTAGATATTCGCTTGTATCCAAGTTCACAGCTTGGATCAGAGGCCGATGTTGTAGAGCAAGCCCTATTCGGAAGTAATGTTATTATTTTTACGGGGTATGATTTCTTGATGAATTTTGTCCCTGATTTAGGTGTATTGACAGCTCCTTATTTAGTGGAAGACGTGAATGATTTGTTTTATTTAACAACAACAGATTGGTTTGCTTCTCTAGAGGAGGATTTAAAAGAGCAAGGCTTTGAAATTGTAAATACCAATACACTATATGGAGAGCGTCATCTTATGACAACTAGAGAGGTACTGACACCAGAGGATCTTAGAGGGATGAAAATACGTGTGCCTAATAATCAAATGTACATTCAAACATTTAGAGTGCTAGGAGCATCGCCAACTCCGCTTCCTCTATCAGATATGTATGCTTCTCTCCAACAAGGTGTTATTGATGGTGCCGAAAACCCACTTCCTGTTCTGTCAGGTTCGAAGACACATGAGGTGGCAAAATATTTAGCGTTAACAAGTCATACGAAAATCATTAGCCCTTGGGTTGCTGGAAATGACTTTATAGAAACCCTACCACCAGACCTTCTAGAAATTTTAAAAGCTACTGGAAATGAAGCTGGTGAATTTGAACAACAAATTGTGGTTGAAGAAGAACAAAAGGTGCTCGATGATTTTAGGGCTCAAGGAATTGTTATCAATGAAATTGATACAGAACCTTTTAGAGAAAGAGCAAAGGATATCTTTAATCGAATTCCAGAATGGAGTCCTGACTTACAGGAAACAATTCAAGAACTGCTCGAAGCACGAGAATAG
- a CDS encoding zinc-binding alcohol dehydrogenase family protein produces MKSIVCKEPNQFIMTNEKAPSINEDQALIRIKRIGICGTDLHAYRGNQPFFQYPRVLGHELSGVIEQIADNPKGLKVGDQVSIVPYLSCGTCIACRNGKANCCTSINVLGVHVDGGMRELLAVPINQLIETNDLSFDHAAIIEPLAIGAHAVRRAEITPGEKILVIGAGPIGLGVMAFAKEQGAHVIAMDVNDERLAFCKSWAKVDDIVHALHEPLENLSKQTSGDFPTTVFDATGNVHSMTQAFNYVAHGGKLIYVGLVKGPIQFDDPEFHKREMTLMGSRNATMEDFDYVLSVLKKGQIPLNQYITHRSSFDELINVFEDWLLPESKVIKAMVEV; encoded by the coding sequence GTGAAAAGCATTGTTTGTAAAGAACCTAATCAGTTTATTATGACGAATGAGAAAGCGCCTTCAATAAATGAGGATCAAGCGCTTATCCGAATAAAAAGAATTGGTATCTGTGGAACCGACCTACACGCTTATCGGGGGAATCAGCCCTTCTTTCAGTATCCAAGAGTGCTTGGACATGAGCTATCAGGCGTGATTGAACAAATTGCAGATAATCCAAAAGGTTTAAAGGTAGGAGATCAGGTCAGTATTGTTCCATACTTAAGCTGTGGAACCTGCATTGCTTGCCGAAATGGGAAAGCAAATTGCTGTACCTCTATTAATGTGCTTGGTGTCCATGTAGATGGAGGAATGCGCGAGCTTCTAGCCGTACCGATTAATCAATTAATTGAAACCAATGATCTTTCCTTTGATCACGCGGCTATTATTGAGCCTCTCGCTATTGGTGCTCACGCTGTAAGAAGAGCAGAAATTACACCAGGAGAGAAAATATTAGTGATTGGTGCTGGACCGATAGGACTAGGAGTTATGGCTTTCGCCAAAGAACAAGGTGCCCATGTTATTGCTATGGATGTAAATGACGAACGATTAGCTTTTTGTAAAAGCTGGGCAAAGGTTGATGACATTGTTCATGCTCTCCACGAGCCGCTTGAAAACCTTTCTAAGCAAACGTCTGGTGACTTTCCAACAACGGTGTTTGACGCTACGGGGAATGTACATTCCATGACTCAGGCTTTTAATTATGTTGCCCATGGTGGAAAGCTCATATACGTTGGGCTGGTCAAGGGACCTATCCAGTTTGATGATCCTGAATTTCATAAAAGAGAAATGACCTTAATGGGAAGTCGAAATGCAACAATGGAGGATTTTGATTATGTGCTAAGCGTACTAAAAAAAGGACAAATTCCCCTAAATCAATACATTACACATCGCTCTAGTTTTGATGAGTTAATTAACGTTTTTGAGGATTGGCTGCTGCCAGAATCTAAAGTGATCAAAGCCATGGTAGAAGTTTAG
- a CDS encoding AraC family transcriptional regulator codes for MEPVRKTFDSEHEFPFFLAYKDTKTPNHELPDHLHDWYEIVYVYQGKGTFFIDQQLFQAEQGDIIIIPGNTIHRAVPAAENLITSTAIFFSPVLLQRSVFWDWASFLRLFHEARVKKNYRYHLDERDCVQLEDYLDQLRDEQQKEKVDQKQAIALLLQLVLVFLNRHCLNKEMTVRGSTAIGPTWINETLDYIEQRLEGELELTELAKQAAVSTAHFSRVFKELIGMNVTEYITTKRMIRAKNLLATTQENIALIAEKCGYNSMPHFYRTFKRMTGRTPSEYRNSSEH; via the coding sequence TTGGAGCCAGTTCGTAAAACATTTGATTCGGAGCATGAATTCCCCTTTTTTTTAGCCTATAAGGATACGAAAACTCCTAACCATGAATTACCAGATCACTTACATGATTGGTATGAAATTGTGTATGTGTATCAAGGTAAAGGGACATTCTTTATTGATCAGCAGCTCTTTCAAGCTGAGCAGGGGGATATTATTATTATTCCGGGAAATACGATTCATAGAGCTGTGCCTGCAGCAGAAAATTTAATTACTTCAACAGCTATTTTCTTCAGCCCTGTTCTACTCCAGCGATCTGTTTTTTGGGATTGGGCTTCCTTTCTTAGACTATTTCATGAGGCCAGAGTAAAGAAAAATTATAGGTATCATCTTGATGAACGTGACTGTGTACAGTTAGAGGATTATCTTGACCAGCTCAGGGACGAGCAGCAAAAGGAAAAGGTTGATCAGAAGCAAGCAATCGCACTTCTTTTACAGCTTGTCCTTGTATTCCTAAATAGACATTGCTTAAATAAAGAAATGACTGTGAGAGGTAGTACGGCGATTGGCCCAACATGGATAAATGAGACGTTAGATTACATTGAACAGCGTTTGGAAGGTGAGCTAGAGCTTACAGAGTTAGCTAAGCAAGCAGCGGTTTCTACAGCCCACTTTAGCAGAGTTTTCAAAGAGCTGATAGGTATGAATGTAACGGAATATATCACGACCAAAAGAATGATTCGTGCTAAGAATTTGTTAGCAACAACACAGGAAAACATTGCTTTAATTGCTGAAAAGTGTGGGTATAACAGTATGCCTCATTTTTATCGAACCTTTAAGAGAATGACAGGTCGAACTCCTTCTGAATATCGAAATAGCTCAGAGCATTGA
- a CDS encoding ABC transporter ATP-binding protein → MIKRFFSYYLPYKKLFLLDFGCAVIVGLLELIFPIAVNLFIDKLLPSGDWSIIFVACAILLGIYMLNSVLLFVVDYWGHKLGINIETDMRNKLFNHLQKLSFRFFDNNKTGRLMSRMSNDLMNLGEIAHHGPEDLFIAVMTLLGAFGVMLYLNVQLALLTVIIIPFLLVITLFFHKRMTGAFKNMFSDIADFNSRVENNIGGIRVVQAFGNEEHEKKQFAVDNGRFRLSKLGSYKIMAMNSSISYMLMRLVVLFVLVCGTWFVIEGSMTAGEFVGFILVTNILFRPIEKINAVIELYPKGIAGFKNYTELLDTEPDVVDAPDAKSLDQVQGEIHYQGVTFGYEGKDKVLRNIDLSIRPGETVAFVGPSGAGKTTLCSLLPRFYDVDEGSIKVDGLDIRQIKLASLRKQIGIVQQDVFLFSGTLRENIAYGDLSASNEAILEAAKKAQLEEVINNLPEGLETIIGERGVKLSGGQKQRLAIARMFLKNPPILILDEATSALDTETEKAIQQSLAELSEGRTTLVIAHRLATIKNADRIVVITKDGIVEEGKHDDLLAAGGFYSRLHYAQFSEDSPIYK, encoded by the coding sequence ATGATTAAACGATTTTTTTCCTATTATTTGCCCTACAAAAAACTATTTCTATTAGATTTTGGTTGTGCCGTTATTGTTGGGTTGCTAGAGTTGATCTTTCCTATTGCGGTGAACCTGTTTATTGATAAGCTTCTTCCTAGTGGAGATTGGTCTATAATTTTCGTAGCGTGTGCCATTTTATTAGGGATATATATGCTAAATTCAGTACTTTTGTTTGTCGTCGATTATTGGGGGCATAAGCTAGGAATTAATATTGAAACGGATATGAGGAATAAGCTTTTTAATCACCTACAAAAGCTGTCCTTTAGATTTTTCGATAATAACAAGACGGGTCGTCTGATGTCACGGATGTCTAATGATCTAATGAACCTAGGAGAGATTGCTCATCATGGACCAGAGGATTTATTTATTGCTGTGATGACTCTGTTAGGAGCATTTGGTGTCATGCTTTATCTCAATGTACAGCTTGCTTTACTAACAGTTATCATTATTCCTTTCCTTCTTGTCATTACACTGTTCTTCCACAAGAGGATGACTGGTGCATTCAAAAACATGTTCTCTGACATTGCAGATTTCAATTCTCGTGTTGAAAATAATATCGGTGGTATCCGTGTTGTTCAAGCGTTCGGAAATGAAGAGCATGAGAAAAAGCAGTTTGCTGTAGATAACGGACGCTTTCGCTTATCTAAGCTAGGTTCGTATAAAATTATGGCTATGAATTCTTCTATTAGTTACATGCTTATGCGTCTGGTAGTTTTGTTTGTGTTGGTTTGTGGGACTTGGTTTGTCATCGAAGGGTCAATGACTGCAGGAGAGTTTGTTGGTTTTATCCTAGTAACCAATATCCTATTTAGACCAATTGAAAAAATAAATGCTGTCATTGAACTATATCCGAAAGGGATTGCTGGCTTTAAGAACTACACAGAGCTACTTGATACAGAGCCAGATGTGGTTGATGCTCCTGATGCTAAAAGCTTAGATCAAGTACAAGGTGAAATTCATTACCAAGGAGTAACATTTGGATATGAAGGGAAAGACAAGGTGCTTCGAAATATAGACCTATCTATTCGTCCTGGGGAAACTGTTGCTTTTGTTGGACCATCAGGTGCAGGAAAAACAACCTTATGTAGTCTTCTACCAAGATTCTATGATGTAGATGAAGGAAGCATTAAGGTGGATGGATTAGATATTCGTCAGATTAAGTTAGCTTCATTACGTAAGCAAATAGGAATTGTTCAGCAGGATGTGTTTTTATTCTCAGGAACATTAAGAGAAAATATTGCGTATGGAGATTTAAGTGCTTCGAACGAGGCTATTCTCGAAGCAGCGAAGAAAGCCCAATTAGAGGAAGTCATCAATAATCTCCCTGAAGGTCTTGAAACGATTATAGGGGAGAGAGGAGTGAAGCTATCTGGAGGCCAAAAGCAACGCTTAGCGATTGCCAGAATGTTTCTGAAAAACCCTCCTATTCTTATTCTGGATGAGGCTACGTCGGCTTTAGATACAGAAACGGAAAAGGCTATTCAGCAATCATTAGCTGAATTATCTGAGGGAAGAACGACTCTTGTGATTGCCCATAGACTTGCCACAATAAAAAATGCAGACCGTATTGTGGTCATTACTAAAGATGGTATTGTTGAAGAAGGGAAGCATGATGATCTTTTAGCGGCTGGAGGCTTCTATAGTCGTTTACATTACGCTCAATTCAGTGAGGATAGTCCTATTTATAAATAA
- a CDS encoding S-layer homology domain-containing protein, which yields MKRLWMLALALVLVFTLGQSAWAFTDTQNDPHAEQIKALKEAGILSGEADGLFHPNKKLTYAAGISAIVKALDLSLESETFNTVPKASDSYTNLSDQAWYAEAFIIARLNGIEVPRDVSPDDELTREQFIHYLYQGINATGQYGYTKMYFFIADEAEFTENFMGGIQNLLNARFDLLDQEGRFYPQASVTRSDAASWLYQARQFVQQHDEAAQEEPVVESPLADLALEEKSINSSVKQVTVTATAPHPGYGIKIKSITFDGEQAIIHTETIMPEEGMAYPQVITEVSASTFIDASYKPVLADKSRNIKSLR from the coding sequence ATGAAAAGATTATGGATGTTAGCACTTGCTCTAGTTCTAGTCTTTACCCTAGGGCAATCTGCGTGGGCTTTTACAGACACTCAAAATGATCCGCATGCAGAACAGATTAAAGCGCTGAAGGAAGCGGGTATTCTTTCAGGAGAAGCAGATGGTTTATTTCACCCGAACAAGAAACTAACGTATGCCGCAGGAATTTCTGCGATAGTGAAAGCTTTAGACCTTTCACTAGAAAGTGAAACGTTTAATACCGTCCCTAAAGCTAGCGATTCTTACACGAATTTAAGTGACCAAGCTTGGTATGCTGAAGCGTTTATCATCGCTCGCCTTAACGGTATTGAAGTGCCTAGGGATGTAAGCCCTGATGATGAGCTAACTAGAGAGCAATTTATTCATTATCTGTATCAAGGGATAAATGCTACAGGGCAATACGGCTACACTAAAATGTATTTCTTTATCGCTGATGAAGCAGAGTTTACAGAGAATTTCATGGGTGGTATTCAAAATCTCTTAAATGCTCGCTTTGATTTATTAGATCAAGAAGGGCGTTTTTACCCTCAAGCTTCAGTGACTAGAAGCGACGCAGCAAGCTGGCTTTACCAAGCTCGTCAATTTGTTCAACAGCATGATGAAGCAGCACAAGAGGAACCAGTGGTAGAAAGCCCCTTAGCTGATCTTGCTTTAGAAGAAAAATCTATTAACTCTAGTGTTAAACAAGTTACTGTAACAGCAACAGCACCACACCCTGGATATGGCATCAAAATTAAATCTATCACTTTTGATGGAGAGCAAGCCATTATCCATACGGAAACGATCATGCCTGAGGAAGGTATGGCGTATCCACAGGTGATTACAGAGGTTTCAGCGTCTACTTTTATTGACGCTTCCTACAAACCAGTTCTTGCCGATAAATCTAGAAATATTAAATCATTAAGATAA
- a CDS encoding pectate lyase family protein yields the protein MKRFFFLALSFLLVFSLASITVGADLSPVPSHNVELQNMNQIVGFASLNGGTTGGSGPNSDVVTVTTGTQLQNALKNKNANRPLTIFVNGTITPSNSTGLSKIDIKDVDNVSILGVGTRGELNGIGIKIWRANNIIIRNLKIHHVNIGDKDAISIEGPSSNIWIDHNELYNSLDVHKDFYDGLLDVKRNAEYITISYNYFHDSWKTSLVGSSDSDNFDRKITYHHNRWENINSRAPLFRFGQGHLFNNYYNNIIDTGINTRMGARLRIEHNHFENSKDPIVSLYSSQIGYYHVVNNKYVNSTGSMPTTSTVNYTPPYSYTLLPVDNVKSHVIQYSGVGVINTTAGYEHLFESAN from the coding sequence ATGAAACGATTTTTTTTCTTGGCTCTTTCTTTTCTTCTTGTTTTTTCACTAGCGAGCATTACCGTTGGTGCAGATTTATCTCCCGTTCCATCTCATAATGTAGAGCTGCAAAACATGAATCAAATTGTTGGCTTTGCCTCATTAAATGGGGGAACAACAGGTGGGTCAGGTCCTAACTCCGATGTGGTTACAGTTACAACAGGAACTCAGCTTCAAAATGCTCTAAAAAACAAAAATGCTAATCGTCCACTGACCATTTTTGTAAACGGTACCATAACTCCATCGAACTCCACTGGGTTAAGCAAAATTGATATTAAAGACGTTGATAATGTTTCTATTCTTGGTGTTGGAACAAGAGGAGAATTAAACGGAATAGGAATTAAAATTTGGCGTGCAAATAACATTATCATAAGAAATTTAAAAATCCATCACGTTAACATCGGAGATAAGGATGCTATTAGTATAGAAGGTCCGTCCTCTAACATCTGGATCGACCATAATGAGCTATATAACAGTTTAGATGTGCACAAGGATTTCTATGATGGACTTCTAGATGTGAAGCGAAACGCCGAGTATATCACCATATCCTATAATTACTTCCATGATAGCTGGAAAACCTCGTTAGTAGGCTCCTCCGATTCGGATAACTTTGATCGAAAAATAACGTATCATCACAATCGTTGGGAAAACATTAATTCAAGAGCCCCACTCTTCAGATTCGGGCAAGGACATCTGTTTAATAACTACTATAACAACATCATTGATACAGGTATTAATACTAGAATGGGGGCCAGATTAAGAATTGAGCATAACCATTTCGAAAACTCCAAAGATCCAATTGTTTCTTTATACAGCTCCCAAATTGGCTACTATCATGTTGTAAACAACAAATATGTCAACAGCACAGGCAGTATGCCAACAACGTCTACAGTTAACTATACTCCACCATATAGCTATACGCTTCTTCCAGTAGATAATGTGAAATCACACGTCATCCAATACTCAGGTGTAGGTGTCATTAACACGACAGCGGGTTACGAGCATCTTTTTGAATCGGCTAATTAG
- a CDS encoding stalk domain-containing protein translates to MKKKSIILFSALALALSFTLGVGAAPVLERITANLNWSIEFQVDGEPWAPTDQNGNSIAPISYNNTTYLPVRAVSEALGTAVDWDQATQTITLGEKSDTTAITSEKVDTAHSSNITSDKQYTVQAGTDYQTGVIIESVNSAAKAITIHPAGKYQTLDLSVFAINSSDDITVTISNGDVVVRELTLTSSNSSSEVTLDIGGIQELKIAAQSRPGADEKVFVTGSYR, encoded by the coding sequence ATGAAGAAAAAATCGATTATTTTATTCTCAGCATTAGCTCTAGCATTATCATTTACATTGGGTGTAGGAGCAGCACCTGTATTAGAGAGAATTACAGCTAACTTAAACTGGTCTATTGAGTTTCAAGTAGATGGAGAGCCATGGGCTCCTACGGACCAGAACGGAAATTCTATAGCTCCTATCTCCTATAACAATACAACATACCTTCCAGTAAGAGCTGTTTCAGAAGCACTTGGGACAGCAGTAGATTGGGATCAAGCGACTCAAACGATCACCTTGGGTGAGAAATCAGATACGACAGCCATTACTTCTGAAAAGGTTGACACAGCTCATTCTTCGAACATTACAAGTGATAAGCAATATACTGTCCAAGCTGGCACTGATTATCAGACTGGTGTAATTATCGAATCTGTTAATTCGGCTGCTAAGGCCATTACTATACATCCTGCTGGGAAGTATCAAACGTTAGATTTATCTGTATTTGCTATTAATTCTTCGGACGATATTACCGTTACCATATCTAATGGAGATGTAGTTGTAAGAGAACTAACGCTTACATCTAGTAACTCTTCCAGCGAGGTTACTCTTGATATTGGTGGAATTCAAGAATTAAAAATAGCGGCTCAATCTCGCCCTGGTGCTGATGAAAAAGTATTTGTAACGGGTAGCTATAGATAA